One Natranaerovirga hydrolytica genomic region harbors:
- a CDS encoding ATP-dependent metallopeptidase FtsH/Yme1/Tma family protein yields the protein MKKEYIAIVAIIIIAGIGLIGNYFLDNSIDTMTYNTFLTAIDEGNVKEVVLEEGSTSFVVTLNNEATYEVPHPRTDDFISFLLLEDIEVHYATGNGITRNLQVLLVLSIAGGIFYYSRYGGKDKKLIKDTNKNNDQSNILLGQVAGNVEAKAMVEDVINFIKKPEKYTDVGAKMPRGLLLYGPPGTGKTLMAKAIAGEANVPFYAMSGSDFVQMYVGVGANRIRSLFTKAKKSEKAVIFIDEIDAIGKARGRSSSASNDERDQTLNALLTEMSGFNDSNGIIVIGATNRLDTLDEALLRPGRFDRQIEIGLPDVNARQKIIELYANEKPLAEDVCLKSLAKSTVYFSGAMLENLINEAAIFAANDSEKYIRQNHIDKAFYTVIAGAEKKDRSYISKKDREITAYHEAGHAVVTKLLLPEHYISKVTIIPSVRGAGGFSLSIPKDTLYQTQKQIKSNIQVLLGGRVAEELIFGREDITTGASNDISKASNLIVDYINKFGMDEELGLFNVNAIEGLQDSQMVDKCRKSMNALYKETKKLLKDNQDFLEKVAEALLEKESINSEDIDRMVS from the coding sequence ATTAGAAGAGGGAAGTACTTCTTTTGTGGTGACATTAAATAATGAAGCAACTTATGAAGTACCTCATCCAAGAACCGATGATTTTATATCTTTTTTATTATTAGAAGATATTGAGGTACACTATGCAACAGGTAATGGCATAACAAGGAATCTACAAGTCCTACTGGTTTTATCCATTGCAGGGGGCATTTTTTATTACAGCCGTTATGGGGGTAAGGATAAAAAATTAATAAAAGATACCAATAAGAATAATGATCAATCCAATATTTTACTAGGACAAGTAGCAGGTAATGTAGAAGCCAAAGCTATGGTAGAAGATGTTATCAATTTCATAAAAAAACCAGAAAAATACACTGATGTGGGTGCCAAAATGCCAAGAGGGCTATTGTTATATGGTCCTCCAGGGACAGGTAAAACTTTAATGGCAAAAGCCATTGCAGGAGAAGCCAATGTACCCTTTTATGCCATGAGTGGTTCTGACTTTGTACAAATGTATGTGGGTGTAGGGGCAAATCGAATCCGAAGTTTATTTACCAAAGCTAAAAAGAGTGAAAAAGCCGTTATTTTCATAGATGAAATAGATGCCATTGGTAAAGCAAGAGGTAGAAGTTCTTCAGCAAGTAATGATGAAAGAGATCAAACCCTAAATGCATTACTAACAGAGATGTCAGGATTTAATGATAGCAATGGCATTATTGTTATTGGTGCAACCAATCGATTAGATACTTTAGATGAAGCCTTGCTTCGTCCGGGAAGATTTGACCGACAAATAGAGATTGGTTTGCCAGATGTTAATGCGAGACAAAAAATCATAGAATTATATGCCAATGAAAAGCCTTTAGCAGAAGATGTATGCTTAAAAAGTCTTGCAAAGTCAACTGTATATTTTAGTGGTGCCATGTTAGAAAACCTTATTAATGAAGCAGCCATATTTGCAGCCAATGACAGTGAAAAATATATTCGTCAAAATCATATAGATAAAGCCTTTTATACAGTAATAGCAGGGGCAGAGAAAAAAGATAGAAGTTATATTTCAAAAAAAGATAGAGAAATTACAGCTTACCATGAAGCGGGACACGCTGTCGTTACAAAATTATTGTTACCAGAGCATTATATTTCTAAAGTAACCATTATACCCAGTGTACGAGGGGCAGGTGGGTTTAGTTTAAGCATACCTAAAGACACATTGTATCAAACACAAAAACAAATCAAATCCAATATACAAGTATTATTAGGTGGACGAGTGGCAGAAGAATTAATCTTTGGTAGAGAGGATATCACCACTGGTGCAAGTAACGATATTAGCAAAGCTTCAAATTTAATTGTAGACTATATTAATAAATTTGGTATGGATGAAGAATTAGGGCTATTCAATGTGAATGCAATTGAAGGTTTACAAGACAGTCAAATGGTGGATAAATGTAGAAAATCAATGAATGCATTGTATAAAGAAACGAAAAAGCTTCTTAAAGACAATCAAGATTTCTTAGAAAAAGTAGCCGAGGCATTATTGGAAAAAGAATCTATTAATAGTGAAGATATAGATAGAATGGTATCATAA